AAGCCTCATAAGAAATCCCTTCTTGTAAATCTCCATCTCCACAGAGACAATAAATTTTATGATTAATTAAATCTTCGCCCAAAATTTTTGCCGCCTTCTTAGCTGCCATAGCAAAGCCTACTGCATTTGCCACGCCTTGTCCTAAAGGTCCAGTAGCGATTTCTACGCCTGTGGTTGAAATTTCAGGATGACCTGGGGTTTTTGAGTGAAGTTGGCGAAAGTTTTTAAGATCATCCAAACTTAAATCATACCCACTTAAATGCAAAAAGCTATACAGCAAAGCACTGGCATGTCCGCCTGAAAATATTAATCTATCGCGGTTTAACCAAGTTGGGTTTTTAGGATTATGAGAAAGATGATAACTTAAAACCGTTAAAATATCAGCCATTCCCAAAGGCGCACCAGGGTGACCTGAATTTGCCTTTTGCACCATATCTGCACTTAAAAATCTTAAAGTATTTGCCTGTTTAGCAAGCATAAGTTTATTCATTGTTTTTCCTTTATAATATTTACAAAATTAAAATTTGCCAAAGCGATTGCAAGAACCAATAAAGCCAAGCTATAAAATAAAACCATATGAGCCATTCCCGAGCTGAATGGATACTTAAGTGTTGGAATTCTATTAAAATAAAACAAACATAAAAATGCAACTACTGCCAATACAGCAGAGCTTATAAGCACACATTTTAAAAACTTCTTTTCGCTAATTTTCACTAAATACCTTATCCATAAACAAAAACTTGCACTCATAAAAAATAATAAAACCATTTTAAGAATACTTAGGACAGCCCTGTGTTTGTCATAATCTACAGCGCGTATATAAAAAATATCATTTTGTAGTATACCCCACAAAAAAGTAGCGATTAAAAACCAAATAAAATATTTTATTTTTAAGCCAAAATCATTAAGAATTTTTATCCAAAAAATAGAAAAAATAATATAGCAAACAGCAAAAACATAAGGAGAATAGTACGGATAAATAGAAGGGATAAAAGGAAACTCACTATTCATAGGATTTTCACTAAAATATATCCCCCATCCAAAAGCAACACACCAAAATAAAAGACTAAAAAAAAGCATATATTTCTTCTCTCTTATTTTGTCTTCAAATTTTAAAGCTTCTATATCTTGATCGTTCATTGTTTTCCTTAAAGATATTGTTTTATTAGATCGCTTATCATTTTTGCGATCACTTTATCCACACTAGCCAAACTTTGCTCACACTCAAGCTTTAAGCGATTTTTTGAATTTATAGCCTCTTCTAAGCCAAGCAAATTCACAAAAGAATTTTTATGCTCGTCGTGTTTTGTGGGCTTTCCACTTTCTTCTTCACTCATAGTTGCATCGATGATATCATCGTTGATTTGAAAAATAAGCCCAAGTTTTAAGCCGATTTGATAAATTTTTTCGCTTTCTTTTTCATCTAACTCACAAATTTCACAACCCATTTTCAAAGCCGCTGCTATAAGTCTTGCGGTTTTATGTATGTGTAAAAACTCAAGCTCTTCTAAATTTAGCCTTTTATCTTCAAAATAACAATCAATTGCTTGACCTATAATCATACCATTAAGCCCCGCGTTAAAAGCTAGGGTATTTACAAGTTTTAATTTCACGCTATCTTTTAAATCAAGTTTTGAAAGAAGCAAAAAAGCTTCAGTATTCAAAGCGTCACCCACTAAAATAGCCGTGGTTTCATCATAAGTTTTATGTAAAGTTGGAGTTCCTCTTCTAAAATCTGCATTATCCATAGCAGGTAAATCATCGTGTATGAGTGAATAGGTGTGGATAAATTCTAATGCCAAAGCTACACCCAAAGCATTAGGTATAAGACTTGGCATTTTTGCTTCTACAATGCCTAGTAAAAGTTGAGCACGAAAATGCTTCCCTCCTGCTTTTAACATTACTGCTAAAGCTTCATTAAAAAAAGGATGGAAGCTTTTTACTTTAGGCAAGTTTTTTTCTAAATGATTGTTGAAAAGTTCTAAAATCACTTAACAAGCCTTATGAAAAACTGAAATTGTCCATCGCCTTGACTGCTGTCTAATTTTCCAACAGGAAGTTTTTTGCTCGATCTTTGCACCAAAACATTAAAATCATTTCCTTGTGCTAGAATATTTTGCAACTGTTTAAAATCATTAATGATTTGATTATTTACTCTTAAAATTTTATCTCCAACCAAAAAACCAGCGCTATCTGCCTTTGAATTTGTTTCCACTTTGGTTATAACAAGATTTGAATTCACACTTAAGCCAAGATTGCTTCTAAAACTTGAAATTTTAGGCTTTGGTTTTGAATTTGGTAAATTAAATTTACTTAAGTCTTTATTAAAAACTACCGCAGAAACATTCACATCTTGA
This genomic interval from Campylobacter sp. CCS1377 contains the following:
- a CDS encoding polyprenyl synthetase family protein, whose amino-acid sequence is MLELFNNHLEKNLPKVKSFHPFFNEALAVMLKAGGKHFRAQLLLGIVEAKMPSLIPNALGVALALEFIHTYSLIHDDLPAMDNADFRRGTPTLHKTYDETTAILVGDALNTEAFLLLSKLDLKDSVKLKLVNTLAFNAGLNGMIIGQAIDCYFEDKRLNLEELEFLHIHKTARLIAAALKMGCEICELDEKESEKIYQIGLKLGLIFQINDDIIDATMSEEESGKPTKHDEHKNSFVNLLGLEEAINSKNRLKLECEQSLASVDKVIAKMISDLIKQYL